From one Coffea eugenioides isolate CCC68of chromosome 11, Ceug_1.0, whole genome shotgun sequence genomic stretch:
- the LOC113751873 gene encoding putative polyol transporter 2: protein MSSILLGYDTGVMSGAMIYIQRDLKINDVQKEILVGTINVYSLLGSAIAGRTCDWIGRRYTIAMAGVIFFAGAILMAFATNYAFLMFGRFVAGLGVGYALMIAPVYSAEISPRSIRGFITSFTEVFINFGVLLGYVSNYFFAKLATNLGWRFMMGIGAIPSVMLFVGGLIMPESPRWLMMHGRVGEASRILEKTSETLQEARERLADIKQAAGIPEDNHDEVVEVPNHQAGGRGAWREMFIHPTRAVLHITIAGIGLCFFQQASGIDSVVMYSPTIFEKAGITSDNGKLLATISVGVTKTIFILVSTFNIDKFGRRILLLTSTGGLVCSLLGLAIGLTVIDQHPTEKLTGAVAVCFFCVLSSVATFSMGMGPVAWVYSSEIFPLRLRALGSGLAAAMNRLVSGVILMTFISLYKAITIGGAFFLFAGIAFVAFVFFFTLLPETQGRGLEEMEEMFGTFFNWRSTVRELEERKKLKAEEGKRNDLA from the coding sequence ATGTCGTCAATCCTACTTGGTTATGATACGGGAGTGATGAGTGGAGCAATGATCTACATACAGAGGGATCTTAAAATCAACGATGTACAAAAAGAAATCTTGGTGGGAACCATAAACGTCTACTCTCTTCTGGGTTCAGCCATTGCCGGTAGGACGTGCGACTGGATTGGCCGACGATACACCATAGCTATGGCAGGAGTAATCTTCTTTGCCGGGGCCATTTTAATGGCATTTGCCACCAACTATGCCTTCCTTATGTTCGGCCGGTTTGTTGCCGGACTCGGAGTCGGGTATGCTTTGATGATAGCTCCTGTATATTCTGCCGAGATCTCTCCAAGATCAATTCGGGGATTCATCACTTCTTTCACGGAAGTGTTCATCAACTTCGGCGTGTTGCTGGGATACGTGTCCAACTATTTTTTCGCCAAGCTTGCCACGAACTTGGGATGGAGATTCATGATGGGAATTGGCGCAATTCCATCGGTAATGTTGTTCGTGGGGGGCTTGATCATGCCGGAATCGCCACGTTGGCTGATGATGCATGGCAGAGTAGGGGAAGCTAGtagaattttggagaaaaccTCGGAAACTTTACAAGAAGCCCGGGAGAGGTTAGCCGACATTAAGCAGGCTGCTGGCATCCCCGAGGACAACCACGACGAGGTGGTAGAGGTTCCCAACCACCAAGCCGGCGGTAGAGGTGCATGGAGGGAAATGTTCATCCATCCCACCCGGGCGGTTCTGCACATCACGATTGCAGGCATCGGTTTATGCTTCTTCCAGCAAGCTTCCGGCATTGACTCGGTCGTTATGTACAGCCCCACAATTTTTGAGAAGGCTGGTATAACTAGCGACAACGGTAAGCTTCTGGCCACCATATCTGTTGGGGTCACCAAGACCATCTTCATATTGGTGTCTACCTTCAATATAGACAAGTTCGGAAGGCGGATATTGCTTTTGACAAGCACCGGTGGTCTGGTATGCTCCCTGCTGGGACTGGCCATTGGATTGACGGTGATCGATCAGCATCCGACCGAGAAGCTAACAGGGGCCGTAGCTGTTTGCTTTTTCTGCGTCCTGTCGAGCGTTGCAACTTTCTCGATGGGGATGGGTCCGGTTGCTTGGGTCTATAGCTCGGAGATTTTCCCCCTGAGGTTAAGGGCTCTGGGAAGCGGCTTGGCGGCAGCCATGAACAGGTTGGTCAGCGGGGTCATTCTAATGACCTTCATTTCATTGTACAAGGCCATCACCATAGGCGGGGCATTCTTTTTGTTCGCTGGAATTGCATTCGTGGCCTTCGTTTTCTTCTTTACACTGCTGCCAGAGACGCAGGGCAGAGGCCTTGAGGAGATGGAGGAAATGTTTGGCACCTTTTTCAACTGGAGGTCCACAGTCAGAGAgttggaggaaagaaagaaattgaaagCTGAAGAGGGGAAGAGGAACGATCTCGCTTAG